The Anoplopoma fimbria isolate UVic2021 breed Golden Eagle Sablefish chromosome 5, Afim_UVic_2022, whole genome shotgun sequence genome contains a region encoding:
- the mrpl58 gene encoding peptidyl-tRNA hydrolase ICT1, mitochondrial, whose amino-acid sequence MAAHIARRCYLLCRRAGEIAIPQHNKLKRIVIRDINNTLQQTVVYSTRGTDTTQDAQVHIPVDRLTVSYSRSSGPGGQNVNKVSTKAEVRFHVQTADWIPEDVRQNIFEKNKNRINKAGELLVTSELSRSQHRNLSDCIQKISAILAEASEKPREPTAEDVALRAARLEKGNKERLKQKKIHSATKKNRRVDFD is encoded by the exons ATGGCGGCCCACATAGCACGACGTTGTTATTTACTATGTCGTCGTGCTGGAGAAATTGCGATTCCACAACATAACAAACTAAAACGTATTGTAATAAGAGACATTAACAATACTTTGCAGCAGACTGTTGTTTACAGTACCCGAGGGACAGACACCACACAG GACGCCCAAGTGCACATTCCAGTGg ACCGCCTGACAGTATCTTACAGCAGAAGCAGTGGTCCTGGTGGTCAGAATGTCAATAAAG TCAGCACAAAAGCAGAGGTCCGATTCCACGTGCAGACGGCCGACTGGATCCCAGAAGATGTTCGACAGAATATctttgaaaag AACAAAAACCGCATCAACAAGGCCGGGGAGCTGCTGGTGACCTCGGAGCTGAGCAGGAGTCAGCATAGAAACCTTTCTGATTGTATACAGAAGATTTCTGCCATCCTGGCTGAGGCCAGCGAGAAGCCTCGTGAACCAACAGCAGAGGACGTAGCTCTCAGGGCAGCCAG GTTAGAGAAGGGAAACAAGGAGCGACTCAAACAGAAGAAGATCCACTCAGCCACCAAGAAGAACAGACGAGTGGATTTTGACTGA
- the daglb gene encoding diacylglycerol lipase-beta has translation MPGIVVFGRRWGIASDDLVFPGFFELFVRVLWWIGTMILFTYHKGHFDCNGKGFLHSYLVGLLVVLALIILSLCAIVYVSAQGTITNPGPRRSIPALVYLRALLYIPELVWACLGAAWVSDDSKGCDPATVGAVIAAVIASWIILLFTGLGVVFVFDPLGNPRPPPAAMEPLGVRDLQSNEGTQFLSTARSLAVKVWESRLRLLCCCLPQDESHRAAFSSIAQLVSGFFSDTDLVPSDIAAGLALLHQEQDKMEQSRDPDVMVDHSPSSPIGEDLETELEKAAHCMRFAAAAYGWPLYVYSNILTGPCKLSGDCCKSHAAEYDIVGGDHLGCHFSSILHSTGLQYRDFIYVSFHNQIYEIPFYVALDHKREAVLVAVRGTLSLRDVLTDLSAECENLPIEGVSGACYAHKGMCQAAGYIYKKLINDGILNQAFSIAPEYKLVITGHSLGAGTASLLAILLRNSFPTLQCYSFSPPGGLLSKALADYSKDFVVSVVLGKDLVPRLSIPNMEDLKRKILKIVSNCNKSKYRILLQGCWYELFGGDPEDFPTEMDNRREEELSQPLLGEESLMIRHSSSYQSLASDDSPARTAAHLPLFLPGRILHITEDGPSRRSCFSPQVRYRAEWSNEMAFRSILISPRMLADHMPDAVLRALKSLTSERPFSLCPSSLNGHQHNAI, from the exons ATGCCAGGAATCGTGGTGTTTGGTCGGCGGTGGGGGATCGCCAGTGACGACCTGGTTTTCCCCGGCTTCTTTGAACTGTTCGTCCGTGTACTCTG GTGGATTGGCACCATGATCCTGTTCACTTATCACAAGGGCCATTTCGATTGTAATGGGAAAGGATTCCTTCACAGCTATCTGGTCGGACTGTTGGTCGTGCTGGCGCTCATCATCCTGTCACTGTGTGCGATTGTCTACGTCAGTGCCCAAG gtACTATTACGAACCCCGGCCCACGGCGCTCCATCCCTGCACTGGTGTACCTGCGAGCTCTCCTGTACATCCCCGAGCTGGTGTGGGCCTGTCTGGGAGCCGCCTGGGTGTCCGATGACAGCAAAGGCTGCGATCCTGCCACAGTGGGCGCTGTCATCGCAGCGGTGATTGCCAG CTGGATCATCTTGCTGTTCACGGGGTTGGGcgtggtgtttgtgtttgacccACTGGGGAACCCCCGTCCTCCGCCGGCTGCCATGGAGCCGCTGGGAGTACGAGACCTGCAGAGCAACGAGGGCACCCAGTTCCTCTCCACGGCTCGCTCCCTCGCCGTCAAGGTGTGGGAAAGCAGACTGCGGCTCCTGTGCTGCTGTCTGCCGCAGGACGAAAGCCACCGAGCAGCGTTCTCCAGCATCGCACAGCTCGTCAGCGGGTTCTTTTCC GACACAGACCTGGTCCCCAGTGACATAGCAGCTGGTTTGGCTCTGCTGCACCAGGAGCAGGATAAGATGGAGCAAAGTAGAGACCCGGACGTCATGGTCGATCACAGCCCCTCCTCTCCCATC GGTGAAGATTTGGAGACAGAGTTGGAGAAAGCAGCTCACTGCATGCGGTTTGCTGCGGCAGCCTATGGCTGGCCGTTGTACGTTTACTCCAACATCCTCACTGGGCCCTGCAAACTCAGTGGAGACTG CTGTAAAAGTCATGCAGCCGAGTACGACATCGTTGGGGGCGACCACCTCGGCTGTCACTTCTCATCCATCCTGCACAGCACCGGTTTGCAGTACAGAGACTTCATCTACGTCAGCTTCCATAACCAG atCTATGAGATCCCGTTCTACGTGGCTCTGGATCATAAGAGGGAGGCTGTTCTGGTGGCTGTCAGAGGAACACTGTCACTTAGG GACGTCCTTACAGACCTGTCTGCTGAATGTGAGAACCTGCCCATAGAAGGAGTGTCTGGGGCTTGCTACGCTCACAAG GGCATGTGCCAGGCGGCGGGTTACATCTACAAGAAGCTGATCAATGACGGCATCCTGAACCAGGCTTTCTCCATCGCACCG GAGTATAAACTGGTGATCACGGGTCACAGTCTGGGTGCGGGCACAGCGTCACTGCTGGCTATACTCTTGCGCAATTCCTTTCCCACCCTGCAGTGCTACTCATTCTCTCCACCAGGGGGACTCCTGAG TAAAGCTTTAGCTGATTACTCCAAGGATTTTGTGGTTTCAGTTGTGCTGGGAAAGGATCTGGTTCCCAG ATTGAGCATTCCCAACATGGAGGATCTGAAGAGAAAGATTCTTAAAATAGTTTCAAACTGCAATAAGTCCAAG TACCGCATTCTGCTGCAGGGGTGTTGGTACGAGCTCTTTGGGGGAGACCCGGAGGACTTCCCCACTGAGATGGAcaacaggagggaggaggagctgagccAGCCGCTGTTGGGGGAGGAGTCACTGATGATCCGCCACTCGTCTTCCTATCAGAGCCTAGCGTCAGATGACTCGCCAGCCCGTACGGCTGCCCACTtacctctcttcctccctggaCGCATTCTGCACATCACAGAGGACGGGCCGTCACGGAG ATCCTGTTTTTCCCCCCAGGTGCGCTACCGTGCTGAATGGTCCAATGAAATGGCGTTCAGGAGTATTTTGATCAGTCCCAGGATGCTTGCAGATCACATGCCCGATGCTGTGCTGCGAGCACTGAAGAGCCTGACCAGCGAGAGGCCCTTCTCCCTTTGCCCGTCGTCGTTAAACGGACACCAGCACAACGCTATCTGA
- the LOC129091258 gene encoding cerebellar degeneration-related protein 2-like, with protein sequence MLNSGGMEEFITEEEEPWYDQQDLEQDLHLAAELGKTLLERNKELEDSLQQMYITNEEQVQEIEYLSKQLEVLRDMNEQHAKVYEQLDGTARELERTNHTLVMDSRGSQQKIETLTGTIEALQNQVESLSGQVEQLRSMEQLRVRREKRERRKTIHSFPCLRELCTAPRYEDEFVVGRAESFTVDVKRPPFEEENQHLREAVSALRAAARTERGRREGVERECNLLLGEFSRLQTRVQDAESCQARVRELEVELQELQQLRRARTFLLSSEDDGVALTQTVLNSTPETDTFLEVEVGEAGGGVREEAEGGGSVGGEALPESNPVRKSCSDTALNAIVARDATGRRRGSYALHANSVRKRGMSILREVDEQYHALLEKYEELLGKCRRHEESLCHAGVQTSRPVSRDPSMKDCAMGPTPAPPPTPTQSPSTPEAIESISKQVDAVDKRLGQNTPEYKALFKEIFSRIQKTKMDIKATKAAKASKSGKSGKSSKQ encoded by the exons ATGCTAAACTCAGGGGGGATGGAGGAATTCATAACCGAAGAGGAAGAGCCGTGGTACGACCAGCAGGACCTGGAGCAGG ACCTCCACTTGGCGGCAGAGCTGGGAAAGACCCTGCTGGAGAGGAACAAAGAGCTGGAGGATTCCTTGCAGCAGATGTACATCACTAATGAAGAGCAAGTGCAAGAGATCGAG TACCTGTCCAAGCAGCTGGAGGTTCTTCGGGACATGAACGAGCAGCATGCCAAAGTGTACGAGCAGCTGGACGGGACCGCCAGAGAGCTGGAGCGCACCAACCACACACTGGTGATGGACAGCCGGGGCTCACAACAGAAGATAGAGAC GTTAACAGGGACCATCGAGGCTCTGCAGAACCAGGTGGAGTCTCTCTCGGGGCAGGTGGAGCAGCTTCGCTCCATGGAGCAGCTCCGAGtcaggagggagaagagggaaCGACGCAAGACCATCCACTCCTTCCCTTGCCTGAGGGAGCTTTGCACGGCACCCAG gtaTGAGGACGAGTTTGTAGTGGGAAGAGCCGAGAGCTTTACAGTGGATGTGAAGCGTCCACCATTTGAAGAAGAGAACCAGCATCTGAGGGAGGCTGTGTCGGCTCTACGAGCGGCCGCCCGGACGGAAAGGGGTCGCAGGGAGGGGGTGGAGAGGGAGTGCAACCTCCTCCTCGGGGAGTTCTCCCGCCTGCAGACACGAGTGCAG GATGCTGAGAGCTGCCAGGCGAGGGTGCGGGAGCTGGAGGTGgagctgcaggagctgcagcagctgcgtCGTGCTCGGACTTTCCTGCTGAGCAGCGAGGATGACGGCGTTGCTCTCACCCAGACGGTCCTCAACAGCACCCCAGAGACCGACACTTTCCTGGAAGTCGAAGTCGGGGAGGCAGGAGGGGGCGTGAGGGAGGAGGCCGAGGGCGGGGGAAGCGTCGGAGGGGAGGCTCTCCCAGAGTCCAACCCAGTGAGGAAAAGCTGCAGCGACACTGCGCTCAACGCCATTGTGGCCCGCGACGCCACCGGCCGCCGGAGGGGCAGCTACGCCCTCCACGCCAACAGTGTGAGGAAGAGGGGGATGTCTATCCTCAGGGAGGTAGATGAGCAGTACCACGCCTTGTTGGAGAAATACGAGGAGTTGCTGGGGAAGTGTCGCCGCCATGAGGAGAGCCTGTGTCACGCCGGCGTCCAGACATCCAGACCCGTCTCCCGAGACCCGTCCATGAAAGACTGTGCTATGGGCCCCACCCCAGCGCCTCCGCCTACCCCGACCCAGTCACCCTCCACCCCCGAGGCCATCGAGAGCATCAGCAAGCAGGTGGATGCGGTGGACAAGAGGCTGGGACAGAACACTCCAGAGTACAAAGCGCTTTTTAAAGAGATCTTTTCTCGTATCCAGAAGACCAAGATGGACATCAAAGCTACCAAAGCTGCTAAGGCTAGCAAATCTGGCAAATCTGGCAAGTCTAGTAAACAATAA